Proteins from one Chroococcidiopsis sp. CCMEE 29 genomic window:
- the aroF gene encoding 3-deoxy-7-phosphoheptulonate synthase, with translation MIVVMKSGSPEAEIARISEEMNTRGLIPEKIVGKHKVVLGLVGDTAALDPLQIQEISPWIEQVLRVEQPFKRASLEFRHGQASEVVVNTPNGSVYFGQHHPIVIVAGPCSVENEEMIVATAQRVKATGAKFLRGGAYKPRTSPYAFQGHGESALGLLAAAREATGLGIITEVMDAAELDKIVEVADVVQVGARNMQNFSLLKKVGAQPKPVLLKRGMSATIEEWLMAAEYILASGNPNVILCERGIRTFDRQYARNTLDLSTIPVLRSLTHLPIMIDPSHGTGRAEYVPSMSLAAIAAGADSLMIEVHPNPAKALSDGPQSLTPERFDRLMQELGVIGKAVGRWAQPAVAIAHLEGLGVRD, from the coding sequence ATGATCGTGGTCATGAAGAGCGGTTCGCCGGAAGCGGAAATTGCCCGCATCAGCGAGGAGATGAATACCAGAGGCTTGATACCAGAAAAAATTGTGGGAAAGCACAAGGTTGTATTGGGTTTGGTGGGTGATACAGCTGCCCTAGACCCATTACAAATACAGGAAATTAGCCCTTGGATTGAACAAGTTCTGCGAGTGGAGCAGCCGTTTAAGCGAGCTAGTCTTGAATTCCGGCATGGACAAGCCAGTGAAGTCGTGGTTAATACTCCTAACGGCTCAGTCTACTTTGGTCAGCACCATCCCATTGTGATCGTAGCGGGTCCTTGCTCAGTAGAAAACGAGGAAATGATCGTTGCCACAGCGCAGCGCGTTAAAGCAACCGGAGCGAAGTTTCTACGAGGCGGTGCTTACAAACCCCGAACTTCTCCTTATGCCTTCCAAGGACATGGTGAGAGTGCCTTGGGATTGCTAGCAGCGGCACGAGAAGCAACTGGACTGGGGATTATCACAGAAGTGATGGATGCCGCCGAGCTGGACAAAATAGTCGAAGTGGCTGATGTAGTTCAGGTTGGCGCTCGGAATATGCAGAATTTCTCCTTGCTCAAAAAAGTCGGAGCGCAACCAAAACCAGTGCTATTGAAGCGAGGGATGTCGGCAACGATTGAAGAGTGGCTGATGGCAGCAGAGTATATCTTGGCATCTGGCAACCCAAATGTGATTCTATGTGAACGGGGGATTCGGACATTTGACCGCCAGTATGCTCGTAATACTTTGGATCTATCAACCATTCCAGTATTGCGATCGCTGACTCACTTACCGATTATGATTGACCCCAGCCACGGCACTGGCAGAGCCGAATATGTACCCTCAATGTCACTAGCAGCGATCGCCGCTGGAGCAGACTCTCTGATGATTGAGGTTCACCCCAACCCCGCTAAAGCCTTATCAGATGGTCCTCAATCCTTAACTCCAGAGCGTTTCGACCGTTTAATGCAAGAACTAGGTGTAATTGGCAAAGCCGTAGGGCGCTGGGCTCAGCCAGCTGTTGCCATAGCTCATTTAGAGGGGTTAGGGGTTAGGGATTAG
- a CDS encoding YjbQ family protein yields MFIPNLCTTYLTNKIMMNAHSHLMAMMLSTSEVILLVDGKLAMGNYQSILFFELDAPRKRTVFCQISSD; encoded by the coding sequence ATTTTTATACCTAATTTATGTACTACCTACTTAACTAACAAAATTATGATGAATGCCCACTCTCACCTAATGGCAATGATGCTTAGCACTAGTGAAGTGATTCTTTTAGTGGATGGTAAGCTGGCTATGGGAAATTATCAATCGATATTGTTTTTTGAACTGGATGCTCCCCGCAAAAGAACGGTGTTTTGCCAAATTAGTAGTGATTGA
- a CDS encoding DUF2605 domain-containing protein — protein MLNQNPSDSELLKTVLQPLLEDFKYWFTRSRSLLENEKISFLGGEQQSHLLERVKQAQQEVNTAHIMFKATGGQVGIDMATLMPWHQLVTECWKVAMRFRSEQANQQEQGI, from the coding sequence ATGCTTAATCAAAACCCATCTGATTCTGAGTTGCTCAAAACGGTATTGCAACCTTTGTTAGAAGATTTTAAATATTGGTTTACGCGATCGCGTTCTCTTCTAGAAAATGAAAAAATTTCATTTTTAGGGGGCGAGCAACAATCACACTTACTGGAGCGAGTCAAGCAAGCACAACAAGAAGTGAATACCGCTCACATCATGTTTAAAGCGACAGGAGGGCAAGTGGGTATCGATATGGCAACGCTAATGCCTTGGCATCAACTAGTGACAGAATGTTGGAAAGTTGCAATGCGGTTCCGCTCAGAGCAAGCTAATCAGCAGGAGCAGGGGATATAG
- a CDS encoding DUF2973 domain-containing protein, whose protein sequence is MLHLLYILAFTILALIAVSNLIRNLLMFSFERERPYSATRSPSSRGKFPYPPQAQTVPHPELLDTSGNLIKDPLLVMRSINVEDAREQLDALYKASPGHSGGTQDEEV, encoded by the coding sequence ATGTTACACCTACTTTACATTCTTGCTTTTACCATATTGGCGCTCATAGCTGTTAGCAACTTGATTCGGAACCTGTTGATGTTTAGTTTTGAGCGAGAGCGGCCTTATTCAGCGACGCGATCACCCTCAAGCCGAGGCAAATTTCCCTATCCGCCTCAAGCTCAAACAGTGCCCCATCCCGAGCTATTAGATACCTCAGGTAACTTGATTAAAGATCCCCTTTTAGTCATGCGCTCAATTAACGTTGAAGATGCCCGCGAACAATTGGATGCCCTTTATAAAGCTTCCCCTGGTCATAGTGGTGGAACTCAGGACGAAGAAGTTTAA
- a CDS encoding DUF1517 domain-containing protein, with protein sequence MTGWRDRFSRMTGRTRFVVCRLFIHLAGQEVAPLLGVVNRSARQAIDAEGDLKILGEGLVEICQSLLQYDEYWLSAANEGDVFWDEGEASDYFNALFTDSAERYLSEPDVDASASEFDQPLSLPVTRNVVVMITVAYEGEVPELETDLSNVSALKNGLKAIINLHYQENLQAIQVHFSPAQLGDELTNDQLLQHFPELLPL encoded by the coding sequence ATGACGGGATGGCGCGATCGCTTTAGTAGAATGACAGGTCGCACTCGCTTTGTGGTCTGTCGCCTGTTTATCCATCTAGCAGGACAAGAAGTAGCACCACTGTTGGGAGTCGTGAATCGCAGTGCGCGGCAAGCTATTGATGCCGAGGGAGACCTAAAGATTTTGGGAGAAGGACTGGTTGAGATCTGTCAGAGCCTGTTGCAATACGATGAATACTGGCTTTCTGCTGCGAATGAAGGCGATGTATTTTGGGATGAAGGCGAAGCAAGCGATTATTTCAACGCATTATTTACCGATTCTGCTGAACGCTATTTGAGTGAACCAGATGTGGATGCCTCTGCTTCTGAGTTCGATCAGCCTTTGTCCTTGCCAGTGACACGGAACGTGGTCGTCATGATTACAGTGGCTTATGAGGGAGAAGTTCCAGAATTGGAGACCGATCTTTCTAATGTGAGTGCACTCAAGAATGGTTTAAAAGCCATCATTAACCTGCACTATCAAGAAAACCTGCAGGCAATCCAAGTGCATTTTTCTCCCGCTCAGCTGGGTGACGAACTCACGAATGACCAACTGTTGCAACATTTTCCAGAATTACTTCCCCTCTAA
- the thrS gene encoding threonine--tRNA ligase: MVQQSMASLESPPQSEKPDKMYLPRTSESEQLKKIRHTASHVMAMAVQKLFPKAQVTIGPWIENGFYYDFDNPEPFTEKDLKAIQKEMVKIINRKLPVIREEVSREEAERRIKEINEPYKLEILEGLEAPITIYHLGKEWWDLCAGPHMENTSDLNPKAIELESVAGAYWRGDETKAQLQRIYATAWETPEQLAEYKRRKEEALRRDHRRLGKELGLFIFADEVGPGLPLWTPKGTVLRSVLEDFLKQEQLKRGYLPVVTPHIARVDLFKTSGHWQKYKEDMFPLMAEDAQAAVEEHGFALKPMNCPFHIQIYKSELRSYRELPLRLAEFGTVYRYEQSGELGGLTRVRGFTVDDSHLFVTPEQLDSEFLSVVDLILSVFKSLQLKNFKARLSFRDPASDKYIGSDEAWNKAEGAIRRAVEKLGMEHFEGIGEAAFYGPKLDFIFRDALDREWQLGTVQVDYNLPERFDIEYVAEDGTRKRPVMIHRAPFGSLERLIGILIEEYAGDFPLWLAPVQARLLPVSQEQMPFAREVAEKMRSLGIRAEADSSNERLGKLIRNAEKEKIPVMAVIGAKEVESNSLSIRTRAAGELGTIPVPEVLEKMQRAIANHDNF, translated from the coding sequence ATGGTTCAACAGTCGATGGCCAGTCTAGAATCCCCCCCTCAATCAGAAAAGCCTGACAAAATGTATTTACCTCGCACCAGCGAATCAGAACAATTGAAAAAGATTCGCCACACCGCTTCCCATGTCATGGCGATGGCAGTGCAAAAGCTGTTTCCCAAAGCGCAGGTTACAATTGGTCCCTGGATTGAAAATGGGTTCTACTATGACTTTGACAACCCAGAACCATTTACAGAAAAGGATCTGAAAGCCATCCAGAAAGAGATGGTCAAGATCATCAATCGCAAACTGCCAGTAATTCGGGAAGAGGTCAGCCGTGAAGAGGCAGAACGACGCATTAAGGAAATTAATGAGCCTTACAAGCTAGAAATTCTAGAAGGACTTGAGGCACCAATCACGATTTACCACCTAGGAAAAGAATGGTGGGATTTGTGTGCTGGACCTCATATGGAAAACACCAGTGACTTGAACCCCAAGGCGATTGAATTAGAAAGTGTCGCTGGGGCATATTGGCGAGGAGATGAAACCAAGGCTCAGTTGCAGCGCATCTATGCCACGGCTTGGGAAACGCCAGAACAATTGGCAGAGTATAAGCGTCGTAAGGAAGAGGCACTGCGGCGAGACCATCGACGGTTAGGGAAAGAACTGGGGCTATTCATCTTTGCCGACGAAGTAGGACCGGGGTTACCATTGTGGACTCCTAAGGGAACGGTGTTACGCTCAGTTTTAGAAGACTTCCTGAAGCAGGAACAGCTCAAACGCGGTTATCTGCCAGTCGTGACACCCCATATTGCCAGAGTGGATTTGTTTAAGACCTCTGGACACTGGCAAAAATACAAAGAGGATATGTTTCCTTTAATGGCAGAGGATGCGCAGGCAGCTGTTGAAGAGCATGGCTTTGCCCTCAAGCCAATGAACTGTCCATTCCACATTCAGATTTATAAGAGTGAGTTACGTTCCTACAGGGAACTACCGTTGCGTTTGGCTGAATTTGGTACCGTTTACCGTTATGAGCAGTCGGGGGAACTGGGTGGTTTAACGCGGGTGCGGGGCTTCACTGTGGATGATTCCCACTTGTTTGTAACGCCAGAACAACTTGACAGCGAATTCCTCAGTGTAGTGGATTTGATTCTGTCAGTATTCAAAAGCTTGCAACTGAAGAACTTTAAAGCACGACTCAGTTTTCGCGATCCAGCTTCAGATAAATACATTGGTTCTGATGAAGCTTGGAACAAAGCTGAAGGTGCGATTCGTCGCGCAGTAGAAAAGCTAGGGATGGAACACTTTGAAGGCATTGGGGAAGCGGCTTTTTATGGTCCCAAGCTGGACTTTATTTTTCGGGATGCCTTAGATAGAGAGTGGCAGCTGGGTACGGTACAGGTGGATTATAACTTGCCGGAGCGATTTGATATAGAGTATGTAGCAGAGGATGGCACTCGCAAACGCCCAGTGATGATTCACCGCGCTCCTTTTGGCTCGTTAGAGCGGTTGATTGGGATCTTGATTGAGGAGTATGCTGGGGATTTCCCACTGTGGCTGGCTCCCGTGCAAGCCCGTTTGCTGCCAGTGAGTCAGGAGCAAATGCCCTTTGCCCGAGAAGTAGCTGAGAAAATGCGATCGCTCGGTATTCGGGCTGAAGCAGATTCCAGTAATGAGCGATTGGGTAAACTAATCCGCAATGCCGAAAAGGAAAAAATTCCAGTGATGGCGGTAATTGGGGCGAAAGAGGTGGAATCAAATAGCCTGAGTATTCGCACCCGTGCGGCTGGAGAATTGGGAACAATTCCTGTGCCAGAGGTATTGGAGAAAATGCAACGAGCGATCGCCAACCACGACAATTTCTAA
- a CDS encoding sugar O-acetyltransferase codes for MGEKTERQKMLAGELYLAADPELAAENKRACRLLRMYNATTEEEPEKRSQILQELFGQVAPQVQIVPPFHCDYGSNIYVGSNLYMNYGCVILDCNTVHIGENVLCAPYVQIYTAYHPTEPEVRLSGRELAAPINIGNNVWIGGGAIICPGVTIGDNTTIGAGSVVVKDIPANVVAAGNPCRIIRHLP; via the coding sequence ATGGGAGAAAAAACCGAAAGACAGAAGATGCTAGCAGGAGAGTTGTATTTAGCTGCCGATCCTGAACTAGCTGCCGAAAATAAACGCGCTTGTCGTCTCTTAAGAATGTACAACGCTACAACTGAGGAAGAGCCAGAAAAGCGATCGCAAATCCTGCAAGAATTGTTTGGTCAGGTTGCGCCTCAAGTTCAAATTGTGCCTCCCTTCCACTGCGACTACGGCAGCAACATTTATGTTGGCAGTAATCTATACATGAACTATGGCTGTGTGATTCTGGACTGCAACACAGTGCATATTGGGGAAAATGTCTTGTGCGCCCCATATGTTCAGATCTACACCGCCTATCACCCAACAGAACCTGAAGTCCGTCTTTCCGGTCGAGAACTTGCTGCTCCGATTAACATTGGCAATAATGTTTGGATTGGAGGCGGTGCGATTATTTGTCCCGGCGTTACTATTGGTGATAACACTACCATCGGCGCTGGGAGTGTTGTTGTCAAAGATATACCTGCAAATGTAGTTGCTGCTGGAAATCCTTGCCGCATTATTCGGCATCTGCCTTAA
- a CDS encoding DUF4383 domain-containing protein gives MDKMKAENMLERYCALIIGILFLVLGVAGFIPGLVSLPGTTASYIPPEASHSAYTLGFGNIFGLFPTNFLHNIVRCTVGLLGIASYTSLISARLFNRVFVVAYTLLAIMGVLPFAKTFFGLMPLFGNNVFVNALTALAAAYYGIVIPAKVTDTGVARNL, from the coding sequence ATGGACAAAATGAAAGCGGAGAATATGTTAGAGCGCTACTGTGCGCTGATTATCGGAATTCTCTTTTTGGTTTTAGGCGTGGCTGGATTTATCCCAGGTTTAGTTTCATTGCCTGGAACCACTGCGTCTTATATCCCACCTGAAGCATCTCACAGCGCTTATACTTTGGGATTTGGCAATATATTTGGGCTATTTCCCACTAATTTCTTGCATAACATTGTCCGCTGCACCGTTGGGCTTTTGGGGATAGCATCTTATACTAGCTTGATTAGTGCGCGTCTATTCAATCGTGTTTTTGTCGTTGCCTATACCTTGCTGGCAATCATGGGAGTGCTGCCCTTTGCTAAGACATTCTTCGGTTTAATGCCCTTGTTCGGTAACAATGTTTTCGTCAATGCCCTAACAGCATTAGCCGCAGCCTATTATGGGATTGTTATACCAGCCAAGGTGACTGATACTGGTGTAGCACGCAATTTATAG
- a CDS encoding prephenate/arogenate dehydrogenase: MNIGIVGLGLIGGCLGLDLRAQGYKVFGVSRRESTCQQAIALGVADQASVDLAILAATEVIFLCTPLAAILPTVEQLIPYLSPNTVLTDVGSVKAPVVEAIAPLWSNFVGGHPMAGKTDSGIEAAQLNLFALKPYVLTPIATTPAAAVEVVEKIARSLQATIYHCRPEEHDRAVSWISHLPVMVSAALIAACMSETNPDVLVLAQQLASSGFRDTSRVGGGNPELGMMMARYNRQELLRSLQHYQHHLEVLIDLVEQENWIALKQQLESNHLVRSYFIDE, from the coding sequence ATGAATATTGGTATTGTCGGACTTGGATTGATTGGTGGCTGCTTGGGGTTGGACTTAAGGGCACAGGGATACAAGGTTTTTGGTGTCAGTCGGCGGGAATCAACCTGTCAACAAGCGATCGCTCTGGGTGTCGCGGATCAAGCCAGCGTTGATCTGGCAATCCTTGCAGCAACAGAGGTTATATTCCTTTGTACACCCTTGGCAGCAATCCTCCCTACAGTTGAGCAGCTAATTCCCTATCTGTCTCCAAATACGGTTTTAACTGATGTGGGTTCAGTCAAAGCGCCAGTGGTAGAGGCGATCGCTCCCTTGTGGTCTAATTTTGTTGGCGGACACCCGATGGCTGGAAAGACAGATAGTGGCATTGAAGCTGCTCAATTGAACTTATTTGCGCTTAAGCCTTATGTACTGACACCAATAGCAACGACACCAGCCGCCGCAGTGGAAGTGGTGGAGAAAATTGCGCGATCGCTCCAAGCTACTATCTATCATTGTCGCCCAGAGGAGCATGACCGAGCCGTGAGCTGGATTTCCCATTTACCAGTCATGGTGAGTGCTGCATTGATTGCTGCCTGTATGAGTGAAACTAACCCAGATGTTTTAGTCTTAGCACAGCAGCTAGCGAGTTCTGGGTTTCGGGATACTAGCCGGGTCGGCGGCGGTAATCCTGAATTAGGTATGATGATGGCGCGTTACAATCGGCAGGAATTGCTGCGATCGCTCCAACACTATCAGCATCACCTGGAAGTGCTGATTGACCTAGTTGAGCAGGAAAATTGGATTGCCTTAAAGCAACAGCTAGAATCAAACCATTTAGTACGGTCTTATTTTATTGATGAGTGA